The following coding sequences are from one Hydra vulgaris chromosome 04, alternate assembly HydraT2T_AEP window:
- the LOC136079115 gene encoding uncharacterized protein LOC136079115, producing the protein MANNESLTVLTNSQTFEILLSWVAPFISKSSLRRAVATAEERLCIALRYLVTGDAQITIAISFRISPTTIGRIIIETCKVIWNVICKKEYLLAPSSPKEWLEISSEFYERCNFPHCVGAIDGKHVIIQSPARSGSMYFNYKKTFSTVLLATCNAKYEFTLVDIGGSGRQSDGGIYNNSKVGSAIDNNLLNFLDPSCISGYSKSITFPYTFLADEAFALKPHMMRPYPRRTNLDKIEIVFNYRLSRGRRVIESSFGVLASRFRIFRRPIVLKV; encoded by the exons ATGGCAAATAATGAATCA ttaacaGTTTTAACAAA ttcacaaacttttgaaatattactaTCATGGGTTGCTCCATTTATATCTAAATCTTCTCTAAGACGGGCAGTTGCAACTGCTGAAGAAAGACTATGTATAGCATTAAGATATCTTGTTACTGGCGATGCTCAGATAACAATCGCAATAAGTTTCAGAATAAGCCCTACAACTATAGGAAGAATTATCATAGAAACATGTAAAGTAATTTGGAatgttatttgtaaaaaagaatatttgttagCACCATCTTCACCAAAAGAATGGCTGGAAATATCTTCTGAGTTCTACGAAAGATGTAATTTTCCTCATTGTGTTGGGGCAATAGATGGTAAACATGTAATTATTCAGTCGCCAGCCCGAAGTGGCTCAATGtattttaactacaaaaaaacatttagcacTGTACTTTTAGCAACGTGTAATGCAAAATATGAATTCACTTTGGTTGATATAGGTGGCTCCGGGCGTCAAAGTGACGGTGGTATTTACAATAATAGCAAAGTTGGATCCGCTATTGACAATAATCTGTTAAATTTTCTCGATCCATCATGTATAAGTGGTTATTCGAAATCCATAACCTTTCCCTACACTTTTTTAGCCGACGAGGCATTTGCATTAAAGCCGCATATGATGAGGCCTTATCCAAGAAGAACTAATCTCGATAAAATAGAAATTGTGTTTAACTATCGCTTATCAAGAGGAAGAAGAGTAATTGAGAGCTCTTTTGGGGTATTGGCTAGCAGATTCCGAATATTTAGAAGACCGatagtattaaaagtttaa